The nucleotide window acatggaggtggaaacattatgctttgggggtgtttttctgctaagggcacaggacaacttcaccacatcaaagggacgatggacggggccatgtactgtcaaatcttgggtgagaacctccttccctcagccagggcattgaaaattgGTCATGGATTGgtatttcagcatgacaatggcccaaaacacatggccaaggcaacaaaggagtggcacaagaagaagcacattaaggtcctggagtggctggagtcactcagcatgccctgaattcaaGCTCACGACTTCAGGGTTGGtaatcagtgtcaatactcgctgaggtacccagtcccagttattattattaaacttcaGAAGGAAacgatttaattgaataaatgcatgcactgcatccttcaaagtgaaaatgcggcaCTGTTGCACATTCTTTGGCCCCATGGTGGAGCTTGTGATACTGTTTCCAGCAGTTGCAGAGTACCGTAGTGATTCACAATTAGTGAGTACTGGACATGACAAGTAATTGCTGATTATTTACTGTTGATGAATTAAGACAATGTTTACCTTAAggtatttatattgtaataccTTGAAGATTATAGTAAGAGTGCAttttttatttcccttatctgtttaAATAAGCAACTGGAAGAAGTGAtgcatgtcaaaataagagtctcttaTCGCTTATGTTGAGTATTTTAAACTGGAAGATACCTTGTTTTGGTGATAATAAGTGTTAAGGCCTTGTTAAATGTGTGCCCCAGcctgtttgagtaaaataatctataatgcataatttattttgagattgtgtgggtttgttctGGTATGGACACAtggtattaatttaatttgtttaggtcttaaaaagtctttaatttgattaaaaaaaattaatcagcaACCCTCTCTAAATAAACAGCATGTAAATGTTTCAAACCATTCTAGCAAAACTTTTGGCAGCTGGACTGTTACCTTCTAGACATGACCCATCTTTCTGTCACTGTTCTATCTGATAAAATCCAAAGTTATTTTGTTTAGAGTTGAATCAATAGTACACTTAATTAATTGTAGTGAATATGCACCAAAAACTAGTATATCTGTTTTACAGGACATAAGGATGAGGAGTTGGACTCTGATgactttgatgatgatgatgatgaagatgaggagGAAATTGAGGATGATGAGAATGAAGAAGAGCAGCATGCCAGCTCTGGGGAGCAGGCAGGTGCAGAGGCATTGGACAATTTGAGGAAATACATGGATGAAATGGACCAGGAGCTGCAAAGCACAAATATTGGAAAAAGCTTCACACAGCCTGATAGAGTGAGAGTCCAAAGATATTTTTGTCATGTGCCTGTAAACTCCTGAAagcttttatttgatttattgttacttttattgTTCCTTACAGGTCGGTAATAAAGCAGATGCACCTAAAAGCTCATCGGTCACCTCAGGCTCTGAGCCTGCAGAGGAAGAGATACAACCAATTGATGTGGACCTCAACCTGGTCACAAATCTGCTGGAGTCCCTGGCTTCTCAGGCTGGCCTAGCTGGGCCTGCCTCTAACCTGCTACAGAGTCTAGGCATTCACATTCCCCCTAATGCAGATCAATCCTGAGTCAGTCCTGAGACTTTATCACACACTTATGACACAGTGTTTCTTCACCTTGTACATGATAGCGGTTCACCAATCATAAAAGGCCACATTTGACTTAATGTTACCTCGCGACAACGCCTTACCAAACACAGTACTGAATTGTAATGGAATATTAATTTCACATGGGTCTGTTCCAGTAACAGAGCACGTCCATGGAATTTGACTGTTCTTTGGTAATTTCTGTTTGTTGGTGCCTGCGGTCTGTGGTAGCATCCAGTGTGTTCTGGCAAGCTGTTGTTTAGAAAACATTCTGTCAGGTTGTCCtcaattaaatgtgttttttcccATCTTTTCAAATAAAGGTAAGATTTTCTGAGATGTTTCATTAATTACCATTACTGTCAGTTTATATTTTATTCCACTACAACAAGAAATATCAGTTCCAGCTACATTTATCCTTCAATGTGAAGAACGTGAGGACTGTTTCCCTCTGCTTATGTATGCCTACATGTGCATTACTGATAAGCTAAACACATTGCTTGCTAGTGTAACATTAACCAAGTTGATACAGATAAATCAATTCTGCTTGATTAGAAGCCCCAACGCAGCTCTCATGGCGATAAAGTTTTTAATCTCTTGATTTTTGCTCAGAAAGACTTTTGTCTACACTTGTAACTGGTACACCTCAAATTAATTCCagaatttatacagtatattgggcTGCAGATATTGTAAAGAAATTGTGCTGAAAATTTAATTATTacttaacacaaaataaaaatgacaacaaagAAAGACACTGGAAACTGTTGGAAATGTGTTATGCAATGAGAAAACCTcatcaatatgttttatttgctcCAAACGTAATAACAATACAGAAGATTTTGTAATGTAGGTTaagagcaaaatttgtacatGAGTCCTAGGTTTTCCgcttttaaaatatacatatatatattgatattctTAAATTGTTGCTATTTTTTTATTCAGTGCTGAGATTAAACCATACATTTTAGCAATGTGAAGACCTTCGTTGTGCGCTCACTGTGAACATATCTCACTGTAATGGCATACTCGGGTGAATCTCTCGGAGCATGTCAATAACAtctccaggtcatatttcacccccaactctacaggaaaaaaatacattacatttgatttttcaaaaaaaaaaaacaagcatttattttttttgcatcataacattattttaatcaaattaagcaCACTGTAATTTTTACTTCACAGCATTAAAGGCAgctataatacaaaaatatatatatatttaaaaaaaattacttaaataagaaattaaaaaaaaaaaaaattgcattgtaAATGAAAATTGGAGGAAACGTGTttaatttttataacaataatgccacaatgcatacaaatttaataaaaatgataatctAAAAGGTTTTATAAAATAGGCTTCATAGTTTAAGTGAAAGCCAAGAGAGCTTACATATGTTTGCTGGTGGCATAACCATATACATTAATGGATTACAATCCGAAGAGGTTGTCATACCTCTGAATTCAGTTTTAATACTGTTAATTTTCTAGAGTTGCATTGACCTCCTTTTGCAGTCTTTGATTGgttattcttaaaggaatattccaggttcaaaagaagttacatttaatcaacagcatttgtgacataatgtagattaccacaaaaatttattttcgactcgccatccttttctttaaaaaattgctaaattccaggttacagtgaggcacttacaatggaagtgaacagggcaaattcttctgttaaaacttgtattttttaagctgtaaagttgcttaaatttgtttttacagtcattttagagttttagggTTTCCAGAATTATGTCGCCATGGCAATTAAGttacacagaaaagttagtaAGCCATTGTATCACTCTACAATCATAACATGTAtagtgtttacatcttgtggctatacttatgaaAAGTGGTTATTTTCTGATTGGCCCcatgcacttccattgtaagtgcctcactgtaacccagatgtctacttttttaaaaggagggacaagtcaaaatatatttttgtggtaatcggatgctgtcgattgagattaactggtattaaacctagaatattcctttggTTGCTTTACTGTATAGCTGGTGATTGGCCACTTATTTTTTTACTGGTTGGTTGCTTCTCAGAATGGTCTACACTCTCAGTTTGTCCTATAACACACTGAACAGGGGCAGCATCAACCCTCTGGTAGCATGCAGCACAGCTGCTGGGAGAGCAGAGAAATATAACGCTGTTACGTCCACAAAAAGAAGCTGCACAGCACCCAGCAGCAACATCCCAAGCATGTATCCGTAGAAAAGCAGACTGTGCCAGCTGCCATCAATAAGTGCCTTTGGGCCATCAGGGTGCAAAACACATAGGAAGCCTAATAATAGACAACGTGAAACCGTGAGAGTGTAATACATATCAAAGATTGAGGCATGACCTCGCTCTGATTGGGTGACTTTAGCTAGCCAGACTAGAGACAGGCTGTGGAGGACCAGGCTGAGAGGAGAGTAGACATATTCCAATACCTCCATCGTATGCAGTCCTTGACAGGCTGAAAAGAGAGGTATTGGaagaaattaaagggatagtttatccaaaaattacaattttgtcaTCATCTTAAAAATGTAAGTCTATGTTTTAATGTTCTTCACTTTAATATGCTTTAAGTTCATCACACAACGCAATTGAATGTCTTaaaaagacttggaatgtagcgcATGAAACTCATAAACACCctttattgtgttatttttttattcacaagGTTCTTCCTGATCTTATATAACATCTTAGGAAATGTTTTCCTTGTCAATCTGTTGCCTTTGACCTGCTCACTGGGGGGATTGTaaagcattctttttttttctattttctgtaaagctgctttggagcaatttatttattattattattttctttttaaaatttaaaCTCATTTCATATCCCACAGGCAGATTTTTTatgatttcaacttttttcttatTGTTACCTGAAGGTCACATTAACTTTGAATATTTTTACCAtgccatcatttatttttggtacttttaaaatGGCTTTTATGTGTATAATTTATTGTTTTGGCCTTGTACCATACCcggactttcaatattaaactatgaaaagaATACAAATTATGACATGTTTAAAACCATGCTAATATAAACAATTCAAaatcagtatactgtatattgtttgttgtgtttattgtttgAGAAAAGTGTCAGTAAAGAGCATGCTTAAAATGAAATATGAAACAAGTGCTCTTTGAAGAAAACTCTAATATATTTATTGGGCATCATTTTGCTAAATTATGCaatgttaatataatttaatgtatttaggACACATGAAATGTTAgatatgaaattagccttagcaagacaattTGTAGAAAtgtctgaaaaaaattatataaatctcCTGCAATAAATGTATAGTAcatacacttttggacattgttagtagacaaattaaacgagtgagagtgtgaaaaagtTTTCAAACCAAATTTTACTTTATAGAAATTCACAGTGCAAAAAGTGCCCGGAGTTTAAgggaaaaacaaatatattgtaaaatagtgCTACAcaattaaaactgaattgaattgagtgGCTTGAAAGCCACTGGCCATTGCCAACTTtcatttttttgtaaaagaaCAGCTTGggcattctgctaaatatcttcttttttgtatggaaataaaaaaatcatacaggtttaaaaagaCTTGAGAGTAAGAAGATTATGGTAggtcttcatttttgggtaaactattcctttaatgcaaatacacacacacacatagagcatTCCATTACTCACCATTGAAGTTTTCATACCTGTGACGCTGACGGAGGCAAAAGTGACAGCTGTTAGCAGACAGGAAATATGGATGGATCCAGGCATACTGAGTACAAACAGATGACCCATGCACAGACTGACCAGTGGGAGGAAGCGGGCGATGAGTGGGTACAGACCAGAGTGGGAATTGGCCTCAGCCCAAAGGGCCAGAACACACTGGACGCTACCACAGATAGCAGGCACCAACAAACGCTCGGCCAGCTTCAGTGAAAAAGGCTTCAGGTGGATCAGTCCTATGCCGTGTAATGCCAGCAATGCCAGGAGATTTAGAAACACCTGGAAAATcaaatactgtataaatgcaCTGATGAAACACGTTTAAAAATTCAAAAATTTTAAGTTACAAATTAAAGTTCAATGCCCCTAAATAACACTGGAGATTATCATGTGACACACAGTGTCATAAAATCCTGTGTCAACAGTTGACTTAAGGACAACCAAACCAACTTTCAAGGGAAAGTGATAAACAACTTAACTGACATAAAATGGCAAGTGACAGGATTGTCATGCATGATATCcttaatataaaactattttgtaaTGCACAAAGTAATGCAAACACATTTTAAGCATagagtattaaaggaatattccaggttcagtacaagctaagctcaattgacagaatttgttgcataatattgaatACCATTTTTAACTtgcccctacttttctttaaaaaaaaaaaaaaagcaaaaatctgggttacagtgaggcacttagaatggaagtgaatggtgccagtacataaacattaaaatacgaaatttttcaaaagtataaacactagacataaacaatgtgcatgctaacataattttagtgtgatttaaaccttttctgtgtaaagttgaactagttttaacagaagaattaatgtaagtgcttttctaaaattataagcttcatttctgacttcaaaccctctgaaaattggccccattcactattgtaagtacctcactataacctcaatattttctttttttgtttgtttttgataaaagcagggatgagtcgaaatgttTGTTTCATAACTAGTATTGTGAGCTTTGAACTGCAAAGGTGAACTGCAAACAAGTTActaaaaatttacttaaaataaatgttgaccAGTTACAACACCTAAAATCTACACTTTCCTTTATACAGTGGCCTTAAGATGAAATTGTCACAGTACTTTTTgtcaataaatcttttttttatttttaaaacctaacaaacttgaAAAGTGTATGTGCTATGCTACCTGCTTTgatattcagacatttttttatgtgtgaattaagtgtctaaatactttttggggtcactgtttattaacctaaaatcttgatgtttgaTAAAAACTGGTTTATGTACATGTTATTTGCCATTCACTTCCTGTTTTACTTATATAGCCAGCCATAATATGCTAACAAACTGAAGGACACCACCAGTTTATAGCACTATTCCAGTGATCACATGGAACACACCTGATGACTCATCTGATAACTGCCCAGTCCTGCCGTTTTACACCCTTCAAATCATAACACTATGTACACATTTAGATATAACTTGacactgatgatgatgatctGATATATACGCCCTGGCAACTATGTAAATTTCACAGTCATGCAGGACTTTAACTATTATGATCCATTTGTCGTAAACCTGCACTGGAACGtcatttttgaatgaatgcaAGTGCAAATTAGTTTTGATAGGTAGAGTGGAAGGgaagattttcactaaataacaACTTCAATATATAGCTTAAAAAGACTTAATAGTCATGGACTACTCTTATGGTACTttcttggagcttgacagccctagtCGAGCAGCTTACATATTTTGCAAATGTAATATATTTCTTTGTCTTCttgcaggtttggaataacatgattgTTAGTTAATCATTACAGAATATAACATCTTATATGCTTTCGGAAGGCaactttaaattaatgtattcaaGTTCATATAACTGATGGTCTGAGAAAGATTTAGCTATGTGGGCAAAGTACCTGTATGAATGCAAGTGGCACTGCATAAGGGTAATGATACTGGGGAATGAAGATCCTGCACACAAAGCTGTGCAGATTATCTGCCAGAGCGTACAAAATCACAGCCACCAGGGCAGCGATGCAGAGAAGAAGAGGCACCAGGGGTTTACATACATCATAAATACAAGCTCTCAGTGCATGTGGAGTATGCATCTGCCACCATGCAGAACTGAAAAAAGACGTGAACAGACAGGCACGCAAACAGTAAAATTATTCTGCCCAAATAGTGCAATTATTTTTGCACCGTTTATATGTGTAAACCACATCAACAATactgataatataataatatggcATTATCTCACAAGCATTAATGATAAAgatgttattttgttttagatGGCGATGATATGCATCAAATTATCAAACAGTGAactgattaaatatttataatcacaaacttttatttaatttaatgagcTCCTTGCTTGTTAAAGCTATCAGTCAGATGTCAATTTGTTCTCACCATCTGGACACCAGAGTTTGCCAGGGGTCCATACTGGTGGTCCAGCCACCTCAGGACAGGCAGAATGGAATTCGGATTGAGTTTGTACCCCTTTTATAGTATCAGGGGTTGGAGAATGGATGTAAAACTACCTGCAAACAGAGACACTGTGAGTTGCCAAACATCATTTGAGTTGAGAAAAATATTTGCTATAGGCTACTGTATATCTTTTGCTATTTATGAATAACTAATCAAATAGTGGACCATTTTTGCCATTTAATA belongs to Xyrauchen texanus isolate HMW12.3.18 chromosome 16, RBS_HiC_50CHRs, whole genome shotgun sequence and includes:
- the LOC127657186 gene encoding uncharacterized protein LOC127657186, which translates into the protein MDPWQTLVSRCSAWWQMHTPHALRACIYDVCKPLVPLLLCIAALVAVILYALADNLHSFVCRIFIPQYHYPYAVPLAFIQVFLNLLALLALHGIGLIHLKPFSLKLAERLLVPAICGSVQCVLALWAEANSHSGLYPLIARFLPLVSLCMGHLFVLSMPGSIHISCLLTAVTFASVSVTACQGLHTMEVLEYVYSPLSLVLHSLSLVWLAKVTQSERGHASIFDMYYTLTVSRCLLLGFLCVLHPDGPKALIDGSWHSLLFYGYMLGMLLLGAVQLLFVDVTALYFSALPAAVLHATRGLMLPLFSVL